The Hevea brasiliensis isolate MT/VB/25A 57/8 chromosome 9, ASM3005281v1, whole genome shotgun sequence nucleotide sequence TTTAAGATGACATCAAAATCGTACTTTTGGATAATTTTCTGGCCAATAATTTGTTAATCTAGTTAATATAGCTGAATTCTTGTACTGGTGGTGATGATGCAGCAGAGGTTGGTTAAAGACTTCTATAAGATTCTCAATCAAGTTAACAACGAGGAAATCCCAGATGGTCTAAAGCTCCCAGATTCTTATAACCAACTTGTATCTGAAATGAAGAGCAACCAGTATGATGCAAAAACATTTGCTTTCATGCTGAGGGCTATGGTATGTTTAATGTTATCCCGTTTAGGCTGATATTCTCTAGTGTTGTTTGTTTTCTTTTTGCCTTGGAATTTCTTGGAGGGGTGTAGGGTTCAAAACTGAGGTAGTCTTATTGTTCTGAACTTCTGCTAACTGCACATTTCATATGTTGTTTTTAAGTGGCATTGTTATTGAGTGAGGTACTATTAAGTTCACAGGCAagaaccttttttttttcctccttcaCTCTAGACTTGTGCCTTTTGTTGACCATGATCTTTATaccatgggaacgatacttggtAAATATATATTTGGTGGTGAACTTAGTAGCATTGGTGATTATTGTTTTTGTCTGCAAAACAAATGAGATTATCAGAAGCGAAGATGGAGTGTAGAAGATGCACAAGTTTTCTCCTTTATATGCCTTGAAGtcatgattgatcagatcaaaactGTTTGCTTGGGCCATTTTGGTTCTTAATGGCCCGAGTATCACAGAATGGTTGCAAACGGCAATTTACTGGTGAATATGATATAGTTGAAGATTAGCTGTCTGCAAATTAATTGATAAGAtccgtttctctctctctctctctctctctctctctctctctctctctctctctatatatatatatatatatatatatatatatattatcatttACAGTTGTTGAAAGTGTTTTTGGCTGGAAAAGTTAGAATATTATGTATGGGCTCTATGATAAATCACATTATAGTTGGTTGGCCTTGCTCGCGTCATATATATTTAGTATTTCATTTCTTAATTTCCATGCCCTTAATTGTCTCCTCCATGgtgatatgtcacattttatttcCACAGTTTTTTTTATGCTAGGTATATTTATTCATGCACatagaattgttaagctagtctgAGCCAATGCCTGATTTGTTGGCTTTGTAGATAATGTTATTATTTAAGAAGCTTGTATGATTTTCCTCAATCTCATTTGCGAAATCATTGCCTGATTTTTGGTTTTGTAGATAATGTTATTATTCAAGCAGCTTGTATTATTTTTCCTCATGATCATTTGCCAAATCATTTCTGGCCGTTCTTCTTTGTATATCTATAAACTTAGTTGTGCCCTTTTACTGTGTCGTCCACAACTTTTTTTCTTTATGATATTGGGCATGTTTCTTGACATGACACTTCTTGGATGCTTAAAAAGTGTGTATGGCTTATCTCATTTAGTTGTCTTTATTAGTTTTGTATATGTAAgggttgcggagatgagaatgttaaggtagatgagtggtcatactagactagataaagtccgtaacgagagtattagagaaaaggcagGAGTGGTgttaattgaggataagttgagggaagggagattgaggtggtttggtcatgtgaaacgtagacatacggagactccagttagacaagtagagcacactaGGTTaaatgatagaaagaaaagaaagggtagacctaaactgacttggaggagagtagtacaacatgacctaaaagcattacacatttccgaggatttaacccaaaatcgtttagaatggaaaaagagaatctatatagccgaccccaaattcttgggataaaggcttagttgagttgagttgagttgagttgagttgagttgagttgagttgaattgaataTTAGTTTTGTATATTCTTCTACCATGACATCCAAAGACTAAAGAAGATATACATTTAAGATATCTTATTTGTTGTTATTCTTTTTAAAAGATATATGTTTAGCTTAAATTTATAAAGACATATAATGCGCAGCTCAAATGTTCATAAACTGAAGAACTTCCATTTTCATGTTGAAGCATTACACGCGTCTTTCTGACATATCACATAACACAATCTTTGCAGGCTCTTCTAAATCTGAGATTCCTTCCGAGGACAGATTTCCAAATAGTTCATGTTGTAGGCTGTAAgcattttattattgcttcagCATTTCTTATCCATCTTTCTATTTCTTGGATACTTCCATAAATGAGTGGTATTAATTTGGGAACCAAGTGTGTTATGTCTTTCTTTGTTTAACATCTCTGCTTGTTGCTTAGTGTTTTAGGGATTTCCCTTGTTTGTGAGACCTCATTCTTTCTGTATTCTTTAGGTCATAATGCAGCAGGGATTCTTGTACCTTTATTATGTGATGATCATATTAGGGTCTAATGAAGGCTAATGTTAGGGGTATTTCTTAGTTCACAATTATGAAGTTGGCTGATTTCATAAATTAAGGGAAGGATACATTTACTGAGTTTGGAGCTACCTTAATCTATCAGAAAGTTTAGTGACCTTATCTTCTTCTATCTTTAGCTAAGTGGGGTATCTTCTTCTTTTACCTACTGTGGAGATACCTTTATCAATCAGAAAATTCACTGACATTATCTTCTTATTCTATTGTTAACTAATTGGggtattttgaatttttacttgtTTCTTCAGAAGTTCTCTTACAATTTGCTTGcatcctcctttttttttttttttgtggcccTTTATCATACTGCCCACTCAAAAGGAGATATAATATTCCCATACCATCTCTCCACTTTTCTTTTGTATCTCTCACTAGATGTTTTTGACAAAATTGTTAGCAAAAGATTTTAAGCCTTGTTTGTTTCAAAATGATCTACTTATCAGGAGTCGGGAGGTTCAATTCCTAAGGAGGACATAAATGTGTTAGGTTCACTTGCTAACTTCTTAGcgatttagaattttttttcattcatttggttcatATTCCTTTTTGCTGGGAAGTAATGCCACAAAAGACAATAACATGCTCACGTTCAAATTAAGGTATAAGAAATATGGTTTTTATGGTATTAGTTAGTATAAAAGACTTTTTCAAGATCTGCTGGAGCTCTCTTCTGCCTCCCTTTTTTCCCAAGCCTCCCCCTCCTTGTCTTCCTCCTTCTTTCTTTtcgttttctctctctctcttttacttCCCTATCAAACCCCCTCCGCTCCACTCTGCCTAACACACATTCACATTTTTACTTCAGTGGCTTGAATCAAAATTTGACGGTTTTGTAGTTGGGGGTGGCTGGAAGGAGGAGTTAGGGGGAGATGGTAGGGAAGTTGTTCTGATTGATTTTATCTTTTCTGATGTTTCTAGAGAAAGAAATAGAGTTCTTTGTTTCAACTTTGTTGCTGTCtcccaagaagatagaatctGTGTTCTCACTCAGTTCTTGATCCTTCCGCACTTCAAAACTCAAGGTTGAGTTTTATCCAATCACGAGAGAATGATACAGTATTGGAAGAGGATTAAACTTAGGAATTATAGTCATTGTAGAATTATTAAGTTTAAGAATTTTATTAGGTTTAGAATTTTTATTATTCTAttaggtttattattatttttctagtTTGTTTTATTTAGGATTCCTAATTAGTATTGGATTAGGATCTCTACATATTTATAGATTTTAGTATGATATTATTGACAATTGAGAATCaataaagtttagagaatttgtTTCTCTAGATCTTTGGTTTTTTCTTGCTCTACATCAAATGGTATTGGTGCATGTTGGTGAATTTTGAGATGGAGGGGAAGGTGGGAATGGAAGAAACATTGGGTGGGGGGGGTGGCAATGATGAGATTGGATGGGTAGCAAATTAtgtttattttttcatttatcttattactttattttatttgtaaaataattttcttattttcttgagTTTTGACAAAGTTTGTTGGTGCAACTCCTAGGAAGTTCTACTTCCTGACCCTACTTCCTCCAAACAAGTCCATAATATCTTTAAATGAATCTTCTTTCTTCAATATTAAATTTAATGGTTTTACTTTGTTGAAGCCTAAGTGGTATAGTAATGAGTGTTAGTACTGGTGGATAACTGAATATTTAGCGTTAGATCTTTTGACTGCAATTTGTTTGTGATATTTCCTATAGTTGGAGTGGGAGAGGTGAAATATAAAAGTTTTATCTATGTTGTCTGTTTGTCTATGTTGATTATTCGACTCTGATTATTGGCAGATCAATTCAATATTTCATGTGTATAAGCATACATACTTGTTTTATGTCTTGATTCCAGTTGTCCATGTCCTCATATGCtcttaaatagataaataaatgcaTGGAATGAAGTTACACATACTCAGAAAGAAAACAGGAGAAAAATATGTCAATGGGTgttgagagaaaagaaaattccaACTAATgcctttcttttgtttttttttttttttttgggtacagATGGAGAAATTCGAAAGGGAAATCAGGGAATCTAAATTTTCAGAGCTGATGAACAAACACTTTGCTGCAAGTTCCATTCCCAAAGGCATCCACTGTCTCTCTCTACGTTTGACCGATGAATATTCCTCCAATGCTCATGCACGCAAACAGTTGCCTTCTCCAGAGTTGCTTCCTTTGCTTTCTGACAATTCTTACCATCACTTTGTTCTGTCCACCGATAACATTTTAGCTGCTTCAGTTGTTGTCACTTCTACTGTCCAGTCATCTCTAAAACCTGAAAAGATAGTCTTTCATGTCATTACTGACAAGAAAACTTATGCGGGTATGCACTCATGGTTTGCACTTAATTCAGTCTCCCCTGCTATTGTTGAAGTGAAAGGTGTTCACCAGTTTGACTGGTTAACAAGGGAGAATGTGCCTGTGCTTGAAGCTGTAGAGAACCATAATGGTATCAGGAATTACTACCACGGGAATCACATTGCAGGGGCCAATCTCAGTACTACGACTCCTCGAATGTTTGCTTCAAAATTGCAGGCTAGAAGTCCGAAGTACATATCCTTGCTCAACCATCTCCGCATATATTTACCTGAGGTAATCAGATATAGTTTGAAACATTTCATTTAAGTTTACCAGGGGCTAGAATCTGTATTATGATGTCTATCATAATGAAATGGGGACAGAAAGGGGAAAACTACAAAATAAAAACTGAACAGGGGAAAAGACTTACGATGCTTGATATAAGACTATGCCTTTGAGCAGTTACTCTGTCGGCATGGATTTATAGTTTCTCATTAATGAGGACCAACATCTGTCATTGAATATGGGTTTcaaagaattctagtttcttaccAGCCAAATAAGTCGGAAAAATAAATTTGGTACACTTCTTAAAGATCCTGGGATGCTATATGAACATACATTAAATTTGTGTAGATAGGGATAATGTGAATATACTGAAATTTCCTAAATTCATGCAAATCAACTTACGCTAATAAAGCATATTTTTGTCAGCTAAACAAGGTCATGTATGGATAAGATGTGAAATGTAGGGTGATTTATCAAGAAAAGATGCTAAATTTGATTATGTTGCTGACAAGAATATTTAATTTGCTGTTAATTTTAAGGACATTGGTTTTGGTTCCTAGAAATGTGTGTATTATAATCTGTTATGCCAGTGAGGGTGGCCATGGGTGTATTACAGTTTTCTTTTTTGGGCTATTGATTCATTCATTCTTTCTTTCATCTTTGCCCCAAAATTGTTGTTCTGATTATGTATATTCAACAGCTCTTTCCAAACCTTGACAAGGTGGTCTTCTTAGATGATGATGTTGTCATTCAGGGTGACTTGTCTCCACTTTGGGAAATTGACCTTGAGGGAAAAGTTAATGGAGCCGTTGAAACTTGTAAAGGAGAAGATGAGTGGGTAATGTCCAAGCATTTCAAAAACTACTTCAATTTTTCTCATCCCCTCATTGCAAAGAATTTGGATCCCAGTGAATGTGCGTGGGCTTATGGAATGAATATATTTGATCTGCGTGCTTGGAGGAAAACAAATATTAGGGAAACCTACCATTCCTGGCTGAAAGAGGTAAGAACTTCACTACTCTTCTCCTGCTCATGTGCGTTATTGTTTTTGCCTTCTTTATTCACCTTTTTGTGGGTGTATAATGAGGATTAAGACAACAGAACTGAATAAGCTGAATTTAACAAATGGTTTATCACTGGCCTGATCTGGAGAGTCCTTGGCACTTTCTGCATGAAAGTGAATCTCAAAATTGCCAATATTCTTCTATCACCATTAGTTCTTTTCTCTATCTACTTGACTAAGGACCATGCCATGCATATGCTTGAAGTTATATTGTTGGCTCTATTACTTAGTAATTAATGTAAATCACTTTGTGTTGTTTTCCCTTGAAATATTTTCAAATCCTTGCACTTTCCAAGTCTTGCATCCTTTCTTGGTAGGTTGATGGAATATTATGACAATGTGGAACTGGAATTTAGGTCCAATATTTAGCATGGTGAATcctcaaatttttattatttgttttgttttgtttgtATTTACCAATGGCTATTTATTGTTGATAATAAATTGTGTATCTTCGGGTTTTTCTTTGCAGAACTTGAAGTCCAACCTGACAATGTGGAAACTCGGTACCCTACCACCAGCGTTAATTGCATTTAAAGGTCATGTTCGCCCTATTGATCCATCTTGGCATATGCTTGGTTTGGGCTATCAGAACAAGACAAACATTGAGAGTGTGAAAAAGGCTGCTGTTAT carries:
- the LOC110663450 gene encoding probable galacturonosyltransferase 13 isoform X3 — encoded protein: MQLHISPSMRSITISSSSSNGFIDLMKIKVAARHISYRTLFHTILILAFLLPFVFILTALVTLEDCLGRRLGPRLLGRVDDSGQRLVKDFYKILNQVNNEEIPDGLKLPDSYNQLVSEMKSNQYDAKTFAFMLRAMMEKFEREIRESKFSELMNKHFAASSIPKGIHCLSLRLTDEYSSNAHARKQLPSPELLPLLSDNSYHHFVLSTDNILAASVVVTSTVQSSLKPEKIVFHVITDKKTYAGMHSWFALNSVSPAIVEVKGVHQFDWLTRENVPVLEAVENHNGIRNYYHGNHIAGANLSTTTPRMFASKLQARSPKYISLLNHLRIYLPELFPNLDKVVFLDDDVVIQGDLSPLWEIDLEGKVNGAVETCKGEDEWVMSKHFKNYFNFSHPLIAKNLDPSECAWAYGMNIFDLRAWRKTNIRETYHSWLKENLKSNLTMWKLGTLPPALIAFKGHVRPIDPSWHMLGLGYQNKTNIESVKKAAVIHYNGQSKPWLQIGFEHLRPFWTKYVNYSNDFVRNCHILES
- the LOC110663450 gene encoding probable galacturonosyltransferase 13 isoform X1, which encodes MQLHISPSMRSITISSSSSNGFIDLMKIKVAARHISYRTLFHTILILAFLLPFVFILTALVTLEGVNKCSSFDCLGRRLGPRLLGRVDDSGQRLVKDFYKILNQVNNEEIPDGLKLPDSYNQLVSEMKSNQYDAKTFAFMLRAMMEKFEREIRESKFSELMNKHFAASSIPKGIHCLSLRLTDEYSSNAHARKQLPSPELLPLLSDNSYHHFVLSTDNILAASVVVTSTVQSSLKPEKIVFHVITDKKTYAGMHSWFALNSVSPAIVEVKGVHQFDWLTRENVPVLEAVENHNGIRNYYHGNHIAGANLSTTTPRMFASKLQARSPKYISLLNHLRIYLPELFPNLDKVVFLDDDVVIQGDLSPLWEIDLEGKVNGAVETCKGEDEWVMSKHFKNYFNFSHPLIAKNLDPSECAWAYGMNIFDLRAWRKTNIRETYHSWLKENLKSNLTMWKLGTLPPALIAFKGHVRPIDPSWHMLGLGYQNKTNIESVKKAAVIHYNGQSKPWLQIGFEHLRPFWTKYVNYSNDFVRNCHILES
- the LOC110663450 gene encoding probable galacturonosyltransferase 14 isoform X2, with translation MQLHISPSMRSITISSSSSNGFIDLMKIKVAARHISYRTLFHTILILAFLLPFVFILTALVTLEGVNKCSSFDCLGRRLGPRLLGRVDDSGRLVKDFYKILNQVNNEEIPDGLKLPDSYNQLVSEMKSNQYDAKTFAFMLRAMMEKFEREIRESKFSELMNKHFAASSIPKGIHCLSLRLTDEYSSNAHARKQLPSPELLPLLSDNSYHHFVLSTDNILAASVVVTSTVQSSLKPEKIVFHVITDKKTYAGMHSWFALNSVSPAIVEVKGVHQFDWLTRENVPVLEAVENHNGIRNYYHGNHIAGANLSTTTPRMFASKLQARSPKYISLLNHLRIYLPELFPNLDKVVFLDDDVVIQGDLSPLWEIDLEGKVNGAVETCKGEDEWVMSKHFKNYFNFSHPLIAKNLDPSECAWAYGMNIFDLRAWRKTNIRETYHSWLKENLKSNLTMWKLGTLPPALIAFKGHVRPIDPSWHMLGLGYQNKTNIESVKKAAVIHYNGQSKPWLQIGFEHLRPFWTKYVNYSNDFVRNCHILES
- the LOC110663450 gene encoding probable galacturonosyltransferase 14 isoform X4, whose amino-acid sequence is MQLHISPSMRSITISSSSSNGFIDLMKIKVAARHISYRTLFHTILILAFLLPFVFILTALVTLEDCLGRRLGPRLLGRVDDSGRLVKDFYKILNQVNNEEIPDGLKLPDSYNQLVSEMKSNQYDAKTFAFMLRAMMEKFEREIRESKFSELMNKHFAASSIPKGIHCLSLRLTDEYSSNAHARKQLPSPELLPLLSDNSYHHFVLSTDNILAASVVVTSTVQSSLKPEKIVFHVITDKKTYAGMHSWFALNSVSPAIVEVKGVHQFDWLTRENVPVLEAVENHNGIRNYYHGNHIAGANLSTTTPRMFASKLQARSPKYISLLNHLRIYLPELFPNLDKVVFLDDDVVIQGDLSPLWEIDLEGKVNGAVETCKGEDEWVMSKHFKNYFNFSHPLIAKNLDPSECAWAYGMNIFDLRAWRKTNIRETYHSWLKENLKSNLTMWKLGTLPPALIAFKGHVRPIDPSWHMLGLGYQNKTNIESVKKAAVIHYNGQSKPWLQIGFEHLRPFWTKYVNYSNDFVRNCHILES